The Equus przewalskii isolate Varuska chromosome 8, EquPr2, whole genome shotgun sequence genome has a window encoding:
- the ZFPM2 gene encoding zinc finger protein ZFPM2 isoform X3 yields MDLNNNSLKTKAQVPMVLTAGPKWLLDVTWQGVEDNKNNCIVYSKGGQLWCTTTKAISEGEELIAFVVDFDSRLQAASQMTLTEGMYPARLLDSIQLLPQQAAMASILPTAIVNKDIFPCKSCGIWYRSERNLQAHLMYYCSGRQREAAPVAEENEDSSPQISSLCPFPQCTKSFSNARALEMHLSSHSGVKMEEFLPPGASLKCTVCSYTADSVINFHQHLFSHLTQAAFRCNHCHFGFQTQRELLQHQELHVPGSKLPRESDMEHSPSGTEDSLQPATDLLTRSELPQSQKAMQTKDASSDTELDKCEKKTQLFLANQRPEIQPTTNKQSFSYTKIKSEPSSPRLASSPVQPNIGPSFPVGPFLSQFAFPQDITMVPQASEILAKMSELVHRRLRHGSSSYPPVIYSPLMPKGATCFECNITFNNLDNYLVHKKHYCSSRWQQMAKSPEFPGVSEKMPEAVSPNTGQTSINLLNPATHSADPENPLLQTSCINSSTVLDLIGPNGKGHDKDFSTQAKKLSTSNSNDDKINGKPIDVKNPSVPLVDGEGDPNKTTCEACNITFSRHETYMVHKQYYCATRHDPPLKRSASNKVPAMQRTMRTRKRRKMYEMCLPEQEQRPPLVQQRFLDVANLSNPCTSTQEPTEGLGECYHPRCDIFPGIVSKHLETSLTINKCVPASKCDTTHSNVSCLEMDVPIDLSKKCLSQSERTTASPKRLLDYHECTVCKISFNKVENYLAHKQNFCPVTAHQRNDLGQLDSKVFPNPESERNSPDVSYERSIIKCEKNGNLKQPSPNGNLFSSHLATLQGLKVFSEAAQLIATKEENKHLFLPQCLYPGAIKKTKGADQLSPYYGIKASDYISGSLVIHNADIEQSTNAENESPKGQASSNGCAVPKKDSLPLLPKNRGMVIVNGGLKQDERPATNTQQENVSQNPQHEDGHKSPSWISENPLAANENVSPGIPSTEEQLSSIAKGVNGSTQAPTSGKYCRLCDIQFNNLSNFITHKKFYCSSHAAEHVK; encoded by the exons gCGGTCAGCTTTGGTGCACAACTACGAAGGCCATCTCTGAGGGTGAAGAGCTAATTGCCTTTGTGGTGGATTTTGACTCAAGGCTACAAGCTGCCAGTCAGATGACTCTTACAGAAGGGATGTACCCTGCGCGGCTGCTGGACTCAATTCAGCTGCTTCCTCAGCAAGCTGCCATGGCTTCTATTTTGCCTACAGCTATTGTCAATA AAGATATATTCCCTTGCAAGTCCTGCGGCATCTGGTATCGGAGTGAGCGGAATCTGCAAGCTCATCTGATGTACTATTGCAGTGGAAGGCAAAGAGAAGCTGCTCCAGtggcagaagaaaatgaagacagttcTCCTCAGATTTCCAGCTTATGCCCCTTCCCACAATGCACCAAGAGCTTTTCAAATGCCCGAGCTCTAGAAATGCACCTGAGTTCGCACAGTG GAGTGAAAATGGAAGAATTCCTCCCCCCTGGTGCTAGTCTAAAATGCACCGTCTGTAGCTACACTGCTGATTCTGTGATCAACTTTCACCAACACCTGTTCTCCCATCTCACTCAAGCTGCCTTCAGATGCAATCACTGCCACTTTGGCTTCCAGACTCAGAGGGAGTTATTGCAGCACCAGGAGCTCCATGTCCCTGGCAGCAAACTTCCCAGAGAAAGTGACATGGAACACTCTCCAAGTGGAACCGAAGACAGCTTACAGCCAGCCACAGACTTGTTGACCAGAAGTGAACTCCCCCAGAGCCAAAAGGCCATGCAGACTAAAGATGCGAGCTCTGACACAGAGCTGGACAAGTGTGAGAAAAAGACTCAGCTCTTTCTCGCTAACCAGAGACCAGAGATACAGcctacaacaaacaaacaaagctttTCTTACACAAAAATCAAGTCTGAGCCCTCTAGTCCGAGACTCGCCTCATCTCCAGTGCAGCCTAATATTGGGCCTTCTTTCCCCGTGGGCCCTTTCCTGTCTCAATTTGCTTTTCCCCAAGACATCACAATGGTCCCTCAAGCTTCAGAGATCTTAGCCAAGATGTCTGAACTGGTACATCGGCGACTGAGGCACGGAAGTAGTAGCTATCCTCCTGTAATTTACAGCCCCTTGATGCCCAAGGGGGCTACTTGTTTTGAGTGTAACATAACATTCAATAATTTGGATAATTATCTAGTGCACAAAAAACATTATTGCAGCAGCCGATGGCAGCAGATGGCCAAGTCCCCAGAGTTCCCTGGTGTTTCAGAAAAGATGCCTGAGGCCGTGAGTCCGAACACTGGCCAAACCTCCATAAACCTTCTCAACCCAGCTACTCACTCTGCTGATCCTGAGAATCCACTTCTTCAAACATCCTGCATCAATTCTTCCACTGTTTTAGATTTAATTGGGCCAAATGGGAAGGGCCATGACAAGGATTTTTCCACTCAAGCTAAGAAGCTCTCCACCTCCAATAGCAATGATgataaaattaatggaaaacctATTGATGTGAAAAATCCCAGCGTCCCCTTAGTGGACGGGGAAGGTGACCCAAATAAGACTACCTGTGAAGCTTGCAACATTACCTTCAGCCGACATGAAACTTACATGGTCCACAAACAGTATTACTGTGCTACACGCCACGACCCTCCACTAAAGAGGTCTGCTTCCAATAAAGTGCCTGCCATGCAGAGAACCATGCGCACACGCAAGCGAAGGAAGATGTATGAGATGTGCCTACCTGAACAAGAACAAAGGCCTCCGCTGGTCCAACAGCGATTTCTTGATGTAGCCAACCTCAGCAATCCTTGTACCTCCACTCAAGAACCCACAGAAGGGCTTGGAGAGTGCTACCACCCAAGATGTGATATCTTTCCAGGAATTGTCTCAAAGCATTTGGAAACTTCTCTGACGATCAACAAATGTGTTCCAGCTTCCAAATGTGACACTACTCATTCCAATGTTTCCTGCTTAGAGATGGACGTGCCCATAGATCTCAGCAAAAAGTGTTTATCCCAGTCTGAGCGGACAACCGCGTCTCCCAAAAGGCTGCTGGACTATCACGAGTGCACTGTGTGCAAGATCAGTTTCAACAAGGTAGAAAACTACCTGGCCCACAAGCAGAATTTCTGTCCCGTCACTGCACATCAGCGTAATGACCTGGGTCAACTCGACAGCAAAGTGTTTCCCAATCCAGAAAGCGAACGAAACAGCCCTGATGTCAGCTATGAAAGAAGcataataaaatgtgagaaaaatgggAATCTGAAGCAGCCTTCTCCCAATGGAAACTTATTTTCATCCCACTTAGCAACTCTGCAAGGCCTGAAAGTCTTTAGCGAAGCCGCTCAGCTCATtgctacaaaagaagaaaacaaacatttgtttcttccaCAATGCCTTTACCCTGGAGcaataaagaagacaaaaggaGCAGACCAACTTTCTCCGTATTATGGAATAAAAGCAAGTGATTATATTTCTGGTTCTCTTGTCATCCATAACGCTGACATAGAGCAAAGCACAAACGCGGAAAATGAATCTCCCAAAGGCCAGGCTTCTTCAAATGGGTGTGCTGTGCCGAAGAAAGATTCCCTGCCGTTGTTGCCCAAAAATAGAGGCATGGTAATAGTTAATGGTGGACTGAAGCAAGATGAGAGACCCGCCACCAACACCCAGCAAGAGAACGTGTCCCAGAATCCTCAGCATGAAGATGGCCACAAATCTCCCTCGTGGATCTCGGAGAATCCGTTAGCTGCAAATGAGAACGTCTCACCAGGAATTCCCTCCACAGAGGAACAGTTGTCTAGTATAGCAAAAGGCGTGAATGGCTCCACCCAGGCTCCAACCAGTGGGAAATATTGCCGTCTGTGTGACATCCAGTTCAACAACCTCTCAAACTTTATAACTCACAAGAAGTTTTATTGCTCATCACATGCAGCAGAACATGTCAAATGA